The Lycium barbarum isolate Lr01 chromosome 12, ASM1917538v2, whole genome shotgun sequence genome includes a region encoding these proteins:
- the LOC132621332 gene encoding uncharacterized protein LOC132621332 isoform X2, translated as MALVQHLFSCRSIMNRTLHNYQANCLQCSSFTTVDRFENLSRKARLCCGTRARQPSNLRVTSQKKIHPIRSYTNPGSSSAFSILLLSKEGFIGVRPFGGIGSRSYNTNGKTYIFPDARAIADKGTVGAKVVSDGNKTFFKNFKNHSKRSKELAVHRRNAMSDKVPEKGTPNSKVSASKNVDLVISKDTPVKVDEKVVSPDISGPSLGNNGKSTSTGKEKAKKQSRSKKNKNVASDAVDQPKVSRTPRAKKSNPAKDEQSPAVSEISLPVNSSTVGPAGDVSMKVDLAQGKRTSPRKKKSTKETKSLRELNEASVLPSDSKLVPDKSSDVSIKSKPPGHKKWPQLYPPTAKTVLLVESATKARVIQGYLGDMFEVLPSYGHVRDLAARSGSVRPDDDFSMVWEVPSAAWTHLKSIKVALSGAQNLVLASDPDREGEAISWHIIEMLHQQDALRDDINVARVVFNEITESSIKASLQSPREIDANLVHAYLARRALDYLIGFNISPLLWRKLPGCQSAGRVQSAALSLICDREMEIDGFKPQEYWTVLVEFKKDINLDLANNFLSSHLTHFDSKKLSQFSVSSHTEAMEIEQKINASNFEVLNSKITKKQRNPPPPYITSTLQQDAANKLDFTSSYTMKLAQKLYEGIQLSDGEATGLITYIRTDGLHISDEATKDIQSYISERYGQTFASKNARKYFKKVKNAQEAHEAIRPTDVRRLPSKLVGVLDDDALKLYKLIWSRTMACQMEPATIEQIQVDIGKPDQSIIFRSTSSKVQFPGYQAVYEDVETNSTKDSDSGRDDRSEVFEALRSLTAGDPLYLGKVKLDQHHTQPPPRYSEGSLVKKLEELGIGRPSTYATTIKVLKDRNYVTAKGRTLYPEFRGRMVSAFLSHYFTEVTDYSFTADMETELDNVSAGLTEWKGLLRDYWTRFSKYCEHTGNVHIHQVEKMLEKTFGDFLFASLPDESRTCPSCLQGTLIFKVSRFGAGYFIGCDQHPKCKYIAKTLYGEEEEDITSEDTKRNVEPPKLLGVLPSSNEKVLLKNGPYGYYVQLGEDKKGYVPKRASLSQVKDISSVTLEDALELLRYPITLGNHPDDNQPVVLKLAKFGFTIRHRRTIAPVPKNLKPGDITLEKALKLLLSKDVRRCGRPKRQPQVEEAVEAT; from the exons ATGGCATTGGTTCAACACTTATTTAGCTGCCGCTCCATCATG AACAGGACACTACATAATTATCAGGCAAATTGCTTACAATGTTCGTCGTTCACAACTGTTGACAGATTTGAGAATTTGTCTCGTAAAGCCAGGTTATGTTGTGGGACCAGAGCTAGGCAACCAAGTAATTTAAGAGTCACTTCTCAAAAGAAAATTCATCCTATCAGAAGCTATACTAATCCTGGATCTTCTTCTGCATTTAGTATCCTTCTGCTATCAAAGGAGGGATTTATCGGTGTCAGGCCATTTGGAGGAATAGGTTCACGGTCATACAACACAAATGGAAAAACATATATTTTCCCTGACGCAAGAGCAATAGCAGATAAAGGTACTGTTGGAGCAAAAGTTGTTAGTGATGGAAATAAGACATTCTTTAAAAATTTCAAGAATCACTCAAAGCGGTCAAAAGAATTGGCTGTTCATAGAAGAAATGCTATGTCGGATAAGGTGCCTGAAAAAGGCACTCCAAACTCCAAAGTATCAGCTAGTAAGAATGTTGATTTGGTCATTTCAAAAGACACCCCGGTTAAGGTTGATGAGAAGGTTGTCAGCCCGGACATTTCAGGTCCTTCTCTTGGTAATAATGGGAAGTCAACATCCACGGGTAAGGAGAAAGCAAAGAAGCAATCAAGAAGCAAAAAGAATAAAAATGTTGCTTCTGATGCAGTAGATCAGCCAAAAGTTTCTAGGACTCCCCGAGCAAAGAAGTCTAACCCCGCTAAAGATGAGCAATCTCCAGCAGTATCAGAG ATTAGTTTGCCCGTTAATTCTTCAACAGTAGGGCCTGCTGGCGATGTCTCAATGAAGGTTGACTTGGCACAAGGGAAAAGAACCTCTCCCAGGAAAAAGAAATCCACCAAGGAGACCAAATCTCTTCGAGAACTGAATGAGGCATCTGTATTGCCATCTGATAGTAAGTTAGTACCAGATAAGAGTTCAGATGTGAGCATCAAAAGTAAGCCCCCGGGACACAAGAAATGGCCACAACTATATCCTCCCACAGCAAAGACTGTACTGTTGGTGGAGTCTGCCACAAAGGCGAGAGTTATCCAAGGGTACCTTGGTGACATGTTTGAAGTCCTGCCCAGTTATGGTCATGTCAGGGACTTGGCTGCTAGGTCTGGATCTGTCCGACCAGATGATGACTTCAGCATGGTATGGGAGGTTCCTTCTGCTGCCTGGACTCATCTCAAGAGCATCAAGGTTGCGCTAagtgg AGCCCAGAATCTTGTTCTTGCATCAGATCCTGACCGTGAAGGAGAGGCTATATCTTGGCACATTATAGAGATGTTACACCAACAGGATGCCCTACGTGATGATATTAATGTGGCAAGGGTTGTTTTCAATGAAATTACTGAATCATCCATCAAAGCTTCCCTCCAGTCTCCAAGGGAGATTGACGCAAATTTAGTACATGCTTACCTTGCAAGGCGTGCTCTTGATTACCTGATTGGGTTCAACATTTCTCCACTGCTATGGAGAAAACTACCTGGTTGTCAATCTGCTGGCCGGGTTCAGTCTGCTGCCCTATCACTTATATGTGACAGAGAAATGGAAATCGATGGATTCAAACCACAGGAATATTGGACAGTCCTGGTTGAATTTAAGAAGGACATAAACCTAGATTTAGCCAATAACTTTTTGTCATCCCACTTGACTCATTTTGATTCCAAGAAATTAAGTCAGTTCTCTGTTAGCTCACATACTGAAGCAATGGAAATTGAACAGAAGATAAATGCATCAAACTTTGAAGTTCTAAACTCTAAGATAACCAAAAAGCAGAGAAACCCCCCTCCTCCTTATATAACATCAACACTTCAGCAAGATGCTGCAAACAAGTTGGATTTCACATCATCATATACGATGAAACTTGCACAAAAGCTCTATGAGGGGATCCAGTTATCAGATGGCGAGGCAACAGGATTGATAACTTACATCAGAACAGATGGATTGCACATTTCAGATGAAGCTACCAAGGATATTCAATCCTATATCAGCGAAAGGTATGGACAGACTTTTGCATCAAAGAATGCCCGTAAATACTTCAAGAAGGTGAAGAATGCTCAAGAGGCCCATGAAGCTATTAGACCCACTGATGTCCGAAGGCTACCCTCAAAGCTTGTTGGGGTGCTGGATGATGATGCACTTAAGCTATACAAACTTATATGGTCCCGTACCATGGCATGCCAGATGGAACCTGCTACCATAGAGCAGATACAAGTTGATATTGGGAAACCTGACCAATCCATAATCTTTCGTTCTACAAGCTCAAAAGTACAGTTTCCCGGATACCAAGCTGTCTATGAGGATGTGGAAACTAACTCAACGAAAGATAGTGACAGTGGGAGGGATGATCGTTCTGAAGTATTTGAGGCTCTTAGGAGTTTAACTGCTGGAGATCCACTGTATTTGGGTAAAGTGAAACTCGATCAACACCACACTCAGCCTCCACCACGATACTCTGAGGGGTCTTTGGTTAAAAAGCTGGAGGAGCTCGGCATCGGAAGACCTTCCACTTATGCAACCACAATAAAAGTATTAAAGGATAGGAATTATGTCACTGCCAAAGGCAGAACACTGTACCCTGAATTTCGTGGGCGTATGGTATCAGCATTTCTCTCTCATTATTTTACTGAAGTAACAGATTATAGTTTCACCGCCGACATGGAGACAGAACTTGATAATGTCTCTGCTGGTTTGACTGAATGGAAAGGCCTTTTGAGAGATTACTGGACTAGATTTAGCAAGTATTGTGAACATACTGGTAATGTGCACATTCATCAAGTGGAGAAGATGTTGGAGAAAACGTTTGGTGATTTTCTGTTTGCATCTCTTCCTGATGAAAGTAGGACATGTCCAAGCTGTCTTCAGGGAACTTTAATTTTCAAAGTGAGCCGGTTTGGTGCAGGCTACTTTATAGGTTGTGACCAGCACCCTAAATGCAA GTATATTGCCAAGACATTATACGGTGAAGAGGAGGAAGACATCACCTCTGAAGACACTAAAAGAAATGTAGAGCCGCCAAAGTTGCTGGGTGTCCTTCCATCTTCAAATGAGAAG GTTCTTCTGAAGAATGGTCCGTATGGATACTATGTTCAGCTTGGAGAAGACAAGAAAGGATATGTTCCCAAGCGGGCTTCGCTTTCGCAG GTGAAGGACATTAGTTCTGTTACCTTGGAAGATGCCCTGGAGTTGCTGCGTTACCCTATAACATTG GGAAACCATCCCGATGATAACCAGCCAGTCGTTTTAAAGCTTGCAAAGTTTGGATTTACAATCAGACACAGGCGAACAATTGCTCCAGTTCCCAAG AACTTAAAGCCTGGTGACATAACCCTGGAAAAAGCTTTGAAGCTTTTGTTAAGTAAAGATGTAAGGCGATGTGGTCGACCTAAGCGCCAGCCACAGGTGGAAGAAGCCGTTGAGGCAACGTAA
- the LOC132621332 gene encoding uncharacterized protein LOC132621332 isoform X1: MALVQHLFSCRSIMLQNRTLHNYQANCLQCSSFTTVDRFENLSRKARLCCGTRARQPSNLRVTSQKKIHPIRSYTNPGSSSAFSILLLSKEGFIGVRPFGGIGSRSYNTNGKTYIFPDARAIADKGTVGAKVVSDGNKTFFKNFKNHSKRSKELAVHRRNAMSDKVPEKGTPNSKVSASKNVDLVISKDTPVKVDEKVVSPDISGPSLGNNGKSTSTGKEKAKKQSRSKKNKNVASDAVDQPKVSRTPRAKKSNPAKDEQSPAVSEISLPVNSSTVGPAGDVSMKVDLAQGKRTSPRKKKSTKETKSLRELNEASVLPSDSKLVPDKSSDVSIKSKPPGHKKWPQLYPPTAKTVLLVESATKARVIQGYLGDMFEVLPSYGHVRDLAARSGSVRPDDDFSMVWEVPSAAWTHLKSIKVALSGAQNLVLASDPDREGEAISWHIIEMLHQQDALRDDINVARVVFNEITESSIKASLQSPREIDANLVHAYLARRALDYLIGFNISPLLWRKLPGCQSAGRVQSAALSLICDREMEIDGFKPQEYWTVLVEFKKDINLDLANNFLSSHLTHFDSKKLSQFSVSSHTEAMEIEQKINASNFEVLNSKITKKQRNPPPPYITSTLQQDAANKLDFTSSYTMKLAQKLYEGIQLSDGEATGLITYIRTDGLHISDEATKDIQSYISERYGQTFASKNARKYFKKVKNAQEAHEAIRPTDVRRLPSKLVGVLDDDALKLYKLIWSRTMACQMEPATIEQIQVDIGKPDQSIIFRSTSSKVQFPGYQAVYEDVETNSTKDSDSGRDDRSEVFEALRSLTAGDPLYLGKVKLDQHHTQPPPRYSEGSLVKKLEELGIGRPSTYATTIKVLKDRNYVTAKGRTLYPEFRGRMVSAFLSHYFTEVTDYSFTADMETELDNVSAGLTEWKGLLRDYWTRFSKYCEHTGNVHIHQVEKMLEKTFGDFLFASLPDESRTCPSCLQGTLIFKVSRFGAGYFIGCDQHPKCKYIAKTLYGEEEEDITSEDTKRNVEPPKLLGVLPSSNEKVLLKNGPYGYYVQLGEDKKGYVPKRASLSQVKDISSVTLEDALELLRYPITLGNHPDDNQPVVLKLAKFGFTIRHRRTIAPVPKNLKPGDITLEKALKLLLSKDVRRCGRPKRQPQVEEAVEAT, from the exons ATGGCATTGGTTCAACACTTATTTAGCTGCCGCTCCATCATG TTGCAGAACAGGACACTACATAATTATCAGGCAAATTGCTTACAATGTTCGTCGTTCACAACTGTTGACAGATTTGAGAATTTGTCTCGTAAAGCCAGGTTATGTTGTGGGACCAGAGCTAGGCAACCAAGTAATTTAAGAGTCACTTCTCAAAAGAAAATTCATCCTATCAGAAGCTATACTAATCCTGGATCTTCTTCTGCATTTAGTATCCTTCTGCTATCAAAGGAGGGATTTATCGGTGTCAGGCCATTTGGAGGAATAGGTTCACGGTCATACAACACAAATGGAAAAACATATATTTTCCCTGACGCAAGAGCAATAGCAGATAAAGGTACTGTTGGAGCAAAAGTTGTTAGTGATGGAAATAAGACATTCTTTAAAAATTTCAAGAATCACTCAAAGCGGTCAAAAGAATTGGCTGTTCATAGAAGAAATGCTATGTCGGATAAGGTGCCTGAAAAAGGCACTCCAAACTCCAAAGTATCAGCTAGTAAGAATGTTGATTTGGTCATTTCAAAAGACACCCCGGTTAAGGTTGATGAGAAGGTTGTCAGCCCGGACATTTCAGGTCCTTCTCTTGGTAATAATGGGAAGTCAACATCCACGGGTAAGGAGAAAGCAAAGAAGCAATCAAGAAGCAAAAAGAATAAAAATGTTGCTTCTGATGCAGTAGATCAGCCAAAAGTTTCTAGGACTCCCCGAGCAAAGAAGTCTAACCCCGCTAAAGATGAGCAATCTCCAGCAGTATCAGAG ATTAGTTTGCCCGTTAATTCTTCAACAGTAGGGCCTGCTGGCGATGTCTCAATGAAGGTTGACTTGGCACAAGGGAAAAGAACCTCTCCCAGGAAAAAGAAATCCACCAAGGAGACCAAATCTCTTCGAGAACTGAATGAGGCATCTGTATTGCCATCTGATAGTAAGTTAGTACCAGATAAGAGTTCAGATGTGAGCATCAAAAGTAAGCCCCCGGGACACAAGAAATGGCCACAACTATATCCTCCCACAGCAAAGACTGTACTGTTGGTGGAGTCTGCCACAAAGGCGAGAGTTATCCAAGGGTACCTTGGTGACATGTTTGAAGTCCTGCCCAGTTATGGTCATGTCAGGGACTTGGCTGCTAGGTCTGGATCTGTCCGACCAGATGATGACTTCAGCATGGTATGGGAGGTTCCTTCTGCTGCCTGGACTCATCTCAAGAGCATCAAGGTTGCGCTAagtgg AGCCCAGAATCTTGTTCTTGCATCAGATCCTGACCGTGAAGGAGAGGCTATATCTTGGCACATTATAGAGATGTTACACCAACAGGATGCCCTACGTGATGATATTAATGTGGCAAGGGTTGTTTTCAATGAAATTACTGAATCATCCATCAAAGCTTCCCTCCAGTCTCCAAGGGAGATTGACGCAAATTTAGTACATGCTTACCTTGCAAGGCGTGCTCTTGATTACCTGATTGGGTTCAACATTTCTCCACTGCTATGGAGAAAACTACCTGGTTGTCAATCTGCTGGCCGGGTTCAGTCTGCTGCCCTATCACTTATATGTGACAGAGAAATGGAAATCGATGGATTCAAACCACAGGAATATTGGACAGTCCTGGTTGAATTTAAGAAGGACATAAACCTAGATTTAGCCAATAACTTTTTGTCATCCCACTTGACTCATTTTGATTCCAAGAAATTAAGTCAGTTCTCTGTTAGCTCACATACTGAAGCAATGGAAATTGAACAGAAGATAAATGCATCAAACTTTGAAGTTCTAAACTCTAAGATAACCAAAAAGCAGAGAAACCCCCCTCCTCCTTATATAACATCAACACTTCAGCAAGATGCTGCAAACAAGTTGGATTTCACATCATCATATACGATGAAACTTGCACAAAAGCTCTATGAGGGGATCCAGTTATCAGATGGCGAGGCAACAGGATTGATAACTTACATCAGAACAGATGGATTGCACATTTCAGATGAAGCTACCAAGGATATTCAATCCTATATCAGCGAAAGGTATGGACAGACTTTTGCATCAAAGAATGCCCGTAAATACTTCAAGAAGGTGAAGAATGCTCAAGAGGCCCATGAAGCTATTAGACCCACTGATGTCCGAAGGCTACCCTCAAAGCTTGTTGGGGTGCTGGATGATGATGCACTTAAGCTATACAAACTTATATGGTCCCGTACCATGGCATGCCAGATGGAACCTGCTACCATAGAGCAGATACAAGTTGATATTGGGAAACCTGACCAATCCATAATCTTTCGTTCTACAAGCTCAAAAGTACAGTTTCCCGGATACCAAGCTGTCTATGAGGATGTGGAAACTAACTCAACGAAAGATAGTGACAGTGGGAGGGATGATCGTTCTGAAGTATTTGAGGCTCTTAGGAGTTTAACTGCTGGAGATCCACTGTATTTGGGTAAAGTGAAACTCGATCAACACCACACTCAGCCTCCACCACGATACTCTGAGGGGTCTTTGGTTAAAAAGCTGGAGGAGCTCGGCATCGGAAGACCTTCCACTTATGCAACCACAATAAAAGTATTAAAGGATAGGAATTATGTCACTGCCAAAGGCAGAACACTGTACCCTGAATTTCGTGGGCGTATGGTATCAGCATTTCTCTCTCATTATTTTACTGAAGTAACAGATTATAGTTTCACCGCCGACATGGAGACAGAACTTGATAATGTCTCTGCTGGTTTGACTGAATGGAAAGGCCTTTTGAGAGATTACTGGACTAGATTTAGCAAGTATTGTGAACATACTGGTAATGTGCACATTCATCAAGTGGAGAAGATGTTGGAGAAAACGTTTGGTGATTTTCTGTTTGCATCTCTTCCTGATGAAAGTAGGACATGTCCAAGCTGTCTTCAGGGAACTTTAATTTTCAAAGTGAGCCGGTTTGGTGCAGGCTACTTTATAGGTTGTGACCAGCACCCTAAATGCAA GTATATTGCCAAGACATTATACGGTGAAGAGGAGGAAGACATCACCTCTGAAGACACTAAAAGAAATGTAGAGCCGCCAAAGTTGCTGGGTGTCCTTCCATCTTCAAATGAGAAG GTTCTTCTGAAGAATGGTCCGTATGGATACTATGTTCAGCTTGGAGAAGACAAGAAAGGATATGTTCCCAAGCGGGCTTCGCTTTCGCAG GTGAAGGACATTAGTTCTGTTACCTTGGAAGATGCCCTGGAGTTGCTGCGTTACCCTATAACATTG GGAAACCATCCCGATGATAACCAGCCAGTCGTTTTAAAGCTTGCAAAGTTTGGATTTACAATCAGACACAGGCGAACAATTGCTCCAGTTCCCAAG AACTTAAAGCCTGGTGACATAACCCTGGAAAAAGCTTTGAAGCTTTTGTTAAGTAAAGATGTAAGGCGATGTGGTCGACCTAAGCGCCAGCCACAGGTGGAAGAAGCCGTTGAGGCAACGTAA